One genomic region from Planifilum fulgidum encodes:
- a CDS encoding sugar ABC transporter permease — MDTLQAAANRNWRTRHTAAFLSALAMGLGQMYNRQWVKGILLLVLEISYLGVFHDLFNMGLWGIVTLGTKPFRDHSIQLLAEGIIALILIAFGLLCYALNVRDAYRVGAMRERGLRPPGVWETYRTVTDKGYPYLLIAPGMLLLVFVVLFPLLFMVLLAFTNFDLYHWPPAKLVDWVGFSNFIQLFRLEIWRNSFFSVMSWTVVWTLVSTTVQFALGFLLAVLLNQERVKGKKLFRTLLILPWAVPSFVSVLVFAGMFNDDFGPINQMLQAVGMEAIPWLTDPFWTKVAILLIQFWLGFPFNLALCTGVLQTIPSDLYEAAEVDGATPWQKLKDITLPLVLYATAPLLIVQYAGNFNNFTVIYLFNQGGPAVPGQTAGGSDILISWVFKLTFETQKFNYAAAVSVIIGVIVAALAVWQFRKTRSFQEEDLIQ; from the coding sequence ATGGACACGCTCCAAGCAGCAGCAAACCGAAACTGGAGGACGCGGCACACGGCGGCGTTTCTGTCGGCTCTGGCCATGGGGCTCGGGCAGATGTACAACCGCCAGTGGGTCAAAGGGATTCTTCTGTTGGTGCTGGAGATTTCCTATCTCGGGGTTTTCCATGATCTCTTCAACATGGGACTGTGGGGGATCGTCACCCTGGGAACGAAGCCCTTCCGCGATCATTCGATCCAGCTTTTGGCGGAAGGGATCATCGCCCTGATCCTGATCGCCTTCGGCCTGTTGTGCTATGCCCTGAACGTGCGGGATGCCTATCGGGTGGGGGCGATGCGGGAGCGGGGGCTTCGTCCCCCGGGCGTCTGGGAGACCTACCGGACGGTGACGGACAAGGGGTATCCGTACCTGTTGATCGCCCCCGGCATGCTCCTCCTGGTCTTCGTCGTCCTGTTTCCGCTTCTGTTCATGGTTCTTCTGGCCTTCACCAATTTCGACCTGTACCACTGGCCGCCGGCCAAGCTGGTGGACTGGGTGGGGTTTTCCAACTTCATCCAACTGTTTCGGCTGGAGATCTGGCGAAATTCCTTTTTCAGCGTGATGTCCTGGACCGTGGTCTGGACGCTGGTTTCCACGACCGTCCAGTTCGCCCTGGGTTTCCTTTTGGCCGTGCTGCTCAACCAGGAGCGGGTGAAGGGGAAAAAACTGTTCCGGACCCTCTTGATTCTGCCCTGGGCGGTTCCCTCCTTCGTTTCCGTCCTGGTGTTTGCCGGGATGTTCAACGACGATTTCGGGCCGATCAACCAGATGCTGCAGGCCGTCGGGATGGAGGCGATTCCTTGGCTGACCGATCCCTTCTGGACCAAGGTGGCCATCCTGCTGATCCAGTTCTGGCTGGGCTTTCCCTTCAATCTCGCCCTGTGCACCGGCGTCCTGCAGACGATTCCCTCGGACCTGTACGAGGCGGCGGAGGTGGACGGGGCGACGCCCTGGCAGAAACTGAAGGATATCACGCTGCCGCTGGTCCTGTATGCCACCGCCCCCCTGCTGATCGTCCAGTACGCCGGCAACTTCAACAACTTCACGGTGATCTACCTCTTCAACCAGGGCGGGCCGGCGGTGCCGGGACAAACCGCCGGCGGATCGGACATATTGATTTCCTGGGTGTTCAAGCTCACCTTTGAGACGCAGAAGTTCAATTACGCCGCGGCCGTGTCCGTCATCATCGGAGTGATCGTGGCGGCCCTGGCCGTCTGGCAGTTCCGGAAAACCCGATCCTTCCAGGAAGAGGATTTGATACAATGA
- a CDS encoding extracellular solute-binding protein, translating to MKRRKGLSLLMGLVLVLGLLAGCGPREEETGAGGGGSEEKPEKLVVWANNDPIQLKNTRKLAKEYEEKSGIKVEVVPVDLLKQQEKLALDGPAGKGADLVTWPHDQLGEAVIKGLVRPLEVGEDVTGQFSESAVQALTYDGQVYGLPYVTESIALIYNKKLMPEPPETFDELIDFARKNTNPSEKRYGLLYEGANFYYSYFLIDAMGGYIFKDDGGKVNTEELGLNNEGAKKALRTLQEWYKEKLLPVKVTADTVNGLFKEGKAAAVINGPWAVKDYEQAGVDFAVAPLPSIDGKNPRTFIGVKGWYVSAYSKNPTWATDLMKHFTSKESLLLRFRETGEIPPRKDLLEDPVIKDDPVVNGFAQQASRGTPMPNVPEMGQVWEPIGNAITFVAQGKQSPEKALDDAVKMIREKIQAQKQ from the coding sequence ATGAAAAGGCGGAAGGGTTTGTCGCTGCTGATGGGGCTGGTTCTCGTCTTGGGACTGCTTGCGGGATGCGGTCCCCGGGAGGAGGAAACCGGCGCCGGGGGCGGCGGAAGCGAAGAGAAGCCGGAGAAGCTGGTGGTCTGGGCGAACAACGACCCGATTCAGCTGAAAAACACGCGGAAGCTGGCCAAGGAGTATGAAGAGAAGAGCGGCATCAAGGTGGAAGTGGTGCCGGTCGATCTTCTGAAGCAGCAGGAAAAGCTGGCCTTGGACGGGCCGGCGGGAAAAGGGGCGGACCTGGTGACCTGGCCCCATGACCAGCTGGGAGAAGCGGTGATCAAGGGGTTGGTCCGGCCGCTGGAGGTGGGGGAGGATGTGACGGGACAGTTCAGCGAATCGGCGGTCCAGGCCCTCACCTATGACGGGCAGGTGTACGGACTGCCCTATGTGACGGAGAGCATCGCCCTCATCTACAACAAGAAACTGATGCCGGAACCCCCCGAGACCTTTGACGAACTGATCGATTTCGCCAGGAAAAACACAAATCCGTCGGAGAAGAGGTACGGCCTCCTGTATGAGGGCGCCAACTTTTACTACAGCTATTTCCTGATTGACGCGATGGGGGGTTACATTTTCAAGGACGACGGCGGCAAGGTGAACACGGAGGAACTCGGGCTGAACAACGAAGGCGCGAAAAAGGCCCTGAGGACGCTGCAGGAATGGTACAAGGAGAAGCTGCTCCCCGTCAAAGTGACGGCGGACACGGTGAACGGGCTGTTCAAGGAAGGGAAAGCGGCGGCGGTGATCAACGGGCCCTGGGCGGTGAAGGATTACGAGCAGGCCGGCGTCGATTTCGCCGTGGCCCCGCTGCCCTCCATCGACGGGAAGAACCCGCGGACCTTCATCGGCGTGAAGGGTTGGTATGTGTCCGCCTACAGCAAAAACCCGACCTGGGCGACGGATCTGATGAAGCACTTCACCAGCAAGGAATCCCTGCTCCTCCGCTTCCGGGAGACGGGGGAAATCCCTCCGCGGAAGGATCTTTTGGAGGATCCGGTCATCAAGGATGATCCGGTGGTGAACGGTTTTGCCCAGCAGGCCAGCCGCGGCACTCCGATGCCCAACGTGCCGGAAATGGGACAGGTCTGGGAGCCCATCGGCAACGCCATCACTTTCGTGGCGCAGGGGAAGCAGTCCCCGGAGAAGGCCTTGGATGATGCCGTCAAGATGATCCGGGAGAAGATCCAGGCGCAAAAACAATGA
- a CDS encoding GNAT family N-acetyltransferase, whose product MKLRFQPLTTEVDTLIRFLTSESWDDHGNPNPSAAEIREAFKQGYYTGEDVETFWIVIDSGRKIGLIRIFDLQDPTPLFDLRITRPYRGMGIGEQAVKWLTRHVFTHHPGAIRIEGHTRKDNYAMRKVFFKCGYVREACYRKAWPSSDGTLHDSVGYGITREDWEENKVTPVDWGDVPF is encoded by the coding sequence GTGAAACTCCGATTCCAACCACTCACGACAGAGGTGGATACCCTGATCCGGTTTCTAACTTCCGAATCGTGGGATGATCACGGAAATCCCAATCCTTCGGCCGCGGAAATCCGGGAAGCCTTCAAGCAAGGGTATTACACCGGTGAAGACGTCGAAACCTTCTGGATTGTGATCGACTCCGGCCGGAAGATCGGCCTGATCCGAATTTTCGACTTGCAGGACCCCACTCCCCTGTTCGACCTCCGCATCACCCGTCCATACCGGGGGATGGGAATCGGGGAGCAGGCGGTGAAATGGCTCACCCGCCACGTGTTCACCCACCACCCGGGAGCGATCCGAATCGAGGGACACACGAGAAAGGACAACTACGCCATGCGCAAGGTGTTTTTCAAATGCGGGTATGTCCGCGAGGCCTGCTACCGCAAGGCTTGGCCTTCCTCGGACGGCACACTGCACGATTCGGTCGGTTATGGGATCACGCGGGAAGATTGGGAGGAAAACAAAGTCACGCCTGTCGATTGGGGCGATGTGCCGTTTTGA
- the queF gene encoding preQ(1) synthase, which produces MGKVTVDHSKYANIRFDTQDESAIRTDLLETIPYEYPGKDTEVVIPTSEFTTVCPWSGLPDFADLTITFIPDKYLIEMKSLKYYLTSFRNVGIYQEHATNRILKDLVELAKPKYMKVEAVWNPRGGLGTRVVVEHGKRD; this is translated from the coding sequence ATGGGGAAGGTGACGGTTGACCACAGCAAATATGCCAACATCCGGTTCGACACCCAGGATGAATCGGCGATCCGCACGGATCTTCTGGAGACGATTCCCTACGAGTATCCGGGGAAGGACACGGAGGTGGTGATTCCCACCAGCGAATTCACCACGGTCTGCCCCTGGTCGGGCTTGCCGGATTTCGCCGATTTGACCATCACGTTCATTCCGGACAAATATCTGATCGAGATGAAATCCCTCAAGTATTACCTCACTTCCTTCCGGAACGTGGGGATTTATCAGGAGCATGCCACCAACCGGATCCTCAAGGATCTGGTGGAGCTGGCGAAGCCCAAGTACATGAAGGTGGAGGCGGTCTGGAATCCCCGCGGCGGCTTGGGAACGCGGGTGGTCGTGGAACACGGAAAGAGGGATTGA
- a CDS encoding peptidase E translates to MKQIVAIGGGGFSMEPDNPLLDQYVLNQCGAERPKICFVPTASGDAEGYIERFYQAFGRLECRPSHLSLFRPHTADLEAFVLSQDVIYVGGGNTRNLLVLWREWGLDRILRSAWEKGVVLAGISAGANCWFEEFVSDCIPGRLTALSGLGWLAGSCCPHYDDEEAGYRSGCHRLLLEGRLKDGYGIEDGAALHFIDGRLHRSVASRPAARAYRVRVRDGTVEEEEIETVFLGG, encoded by the coding sequence ATGAAACAGATCGTCGCCATCGGCGGGGGCGGCTTTTCGATGGAACCGGACAATCCGCTTCTGGATCAATATGTTCTTAACCAGTGCGGGGCGGAGAGGCCGAAAATCTGTTTTGTCCCCACCGCGAGCGGCGATGCGGAGGGGTATATCGAACGGTTTTACCAGGCCTTCGGCAGGTTGGAGTGCCGGCCTTCGCACTTGTCGCTGTTTCGTCCCCACACCGCCGATCTGGAGGCGTTTGTCCTGTCCCAGGATGTGATCTACGTGGGAGGCGGCAACACGCGCAACTTGTTGGTGCTGTGGCGGGAGTGGGGATTGGATCGGATATTGCGGTCCGCCTGGGAGAAGGGGGTGGTGCTGGCGGGCATCAGCGCGGGAGCCAACTGCTGGTTTGAGGAGTTTGTCTCCGATTGCATCCCCGGTCGGCTGACGGCCCTGTCGGGACTGGGGTGGTTGGCCGGGAGCTGTTGTCCCCATTATGACGATGAGGAAGCGGGGTATCGTTCGGGATGTCACCGGCTGCTTCTGGAGGGGAGGCTGAAGGACGGTTACGGAATCGAGGACGGGGCGGCCCTTCACTTCATCGACGGGCGGTTGCACCGATCCGTCGCTTCCCGGCCCGCGGCCAGGGCTTACCGGGTCCGGGTCAGGGACGGAACCGTTGAAGAGGAGGAGATCGAGACGGTTTTTCTCGGCGGATGA
- a CDS encoding poly-gamma-glutamate hydrolase family protein yields MKKVLVSLLATLVVVSLSAPNAFAAKDIFRNWNELSSHYQEGKDFTIETQSTSNDVIILAIHGGRVEKGTSELAKAIAKDDHSYYIFHAHVYHDTNQDQRNDLHLTAKNYDEPRALQMTAQKNKVVSLHGAKGTEKIVYMGGLNEYLRDIIDRELSAAGFRTEEAPEDLNGNHPENIANKNRTLEGAQMELTTALREELLENPDQMEKFANAVRTAISKASSHPRGRTYEFGSHQFSNYFWLNNGNPFYLTPEDTILGVQSPLDPSKKQKIRFDIYDQNNKLIVSRSAEAVGHKRFKYILGLPTGYYKIKVVNVSGNPSWIYGGLQY; encoded by the coding sequence ATGAAAAAAGTCTTGGTTTCTCTTCTGGCCACACTCGTCGTCGTTTCGCTTTCCGCACCGAACGCTTTTGCCGCCAAAGACATCTTCAGAAACTGGAACGAGCTGTCTTCGCACTACCAGGAGGGCAAGGATTTCACCATCGAAACCCAATCCACTTCCAATGATGTCATTATCCTTGCCATTCACGGCGGAAGGGTCGAAAAAGGCACCAGCGAGTTGGCCAAAGCCATCGCAAAGGACGACCACAGCTATTACATCTTCCACGCCCACGTCTACCACGACACCAACCAGGATCAGCGCAACGATCTCCATCTGACGGCCAAGAACTACGACGAACCGAGGGCTCTCCAAATGACGGCCCAGAAAAACAAAGTGGTTTCCCTCCACGGAGCCAAGGGCACGGAAAAGATCGTGTACATGGGCGGCCTGAATGAATACCTGAGGGACATTATCGACAGGGAACTGTCGGCCGCCGGCTTCCGCACGGAAGAAGCTCCCGAAGATCTCAACGGAAACCATCCGGAAAACATCGCCAACAAGAACCGCACCCTGGAAGGGGCGCAAATGGAGCTGACCACCGCCCTGCGTGAAGAGCTGCTTGAGAATCCCGACCAGATGGAGAAATTCGCAAACGCCGTCCGGACAGCCATCTCCAAGGCCTCTTCCCACCCCAGAGGGCGGACCTATGAATTCGGCAGCCATCAGTTCTCCAACTATTTCTGGTTGAACAACGGAAATCCCTTTTATCTGACCCCGGAGGATACCATTCTGGGTGTCCAAAGCCCGTTGGACCCCTCCAAAAAGCAGAAAATCCGCTTTGACATCTACGATCAAAACAACAAATTGATCGTGTCCCGCTCCGCGGAAGCCGTCGGTCACAAGCGGTTCAAGTACATTTTGGGACTGCCGACCGGGTACTACAAGATCAAGGTCGTCAACGTGTCGGGAAATCCCTCCTGGATTTACGGCGGCCTTCAGTATTGA
- a CDS encoding PGPGW domain-containing protein, translated as MRERAKRIWTMTLGFLFLLLGIAGLFLPFLQGILFLLIGLYLLSKTSRLAKKLLLRLQTRFPRFARQLDRFTARGFKR; from the coding sequence ATGAGAGAAAGAGCAAAACGCATCTGGACCATGACTCTCGGCTTTCTATTTTTGCTGCTCGGGATTGCCGGGCTTTTCCTCCCTTTCTTGCAAGGCATTTTGTTTTTATTGATCGGTCTTTACCTCTTGTCGAAAACCTCCCGATTGGCGAAAAAGCTCCTCCTCCGTCTGCAGACCCGCTTTCCCCGGTTCGCCCGTCAACTGGACCGCTTCACCGCCCGGGGGTTTAAACGGTAG
- a CDS encoding O-methyltransferase — MDQVRYIRSLFAREDEVLRSIEGGLAERKMPQISVPPETGKTLYLLAKICSARRILEIGALGGYSTIWLARALPPGGRLISLELKEEHASFARENANRAGVGKQVEFRVGDATELLAALENEGASFDFVFIDADKERYVDYLERSIRLARTGAVICADNALRGGRVCDESDRRPSTEAIRRFNEALSRDPRLESMLVPVGDGLAVARVR, encoded by the coding sequence ATGGATCAAGTTCGGTACATTCGTTCGTTGTTTGCCCGGGAAGATGAAGTGCTCCGTTCCATCGAAGGCGGTTTGGCGGAGCGGAAAATGCCGCAGATTTCCGTCCCTCCCGAAACGGGAAAAACCCTGTACCTGCTTGCGAAAATATGCAGCGCCCGCCGCATCCTGGAGATCGGCGCGCTGGGGGGATACAGCACCATTTGGCTGGCCCGGGCCTTGCCGCCGGGAGGACGGCTGATTTCTCTGGAGCTGAAGGAGGAACACGCCTCCTTTGCCCGGGAAAACGCCAACCGCGCAGGAGTGGGGAAGCAGGTGGAATTCCGCGTCGGGGACGCGACGGAACTTCTCGCCGCCCTGGAGAACGAAGGCGCATCCTTTGATTTCGTCTTCATCGATGCGGATAAAGAAAGATACGTGGATTACCTGGAAAGGTCAATCCGTCTGGCCCGCACCGGTGCGGTCATCTGCGCGGACAACGCGCTCCGGGGAGGAAGGGTTTGCGATGAATCGGACCGGAGGCCCAGCACGGAGGCCATCCGCCGGTTCAACGAAGCCCTGTCCCGGGATCCGCGGCTGGAATCCATGCTTGTCCCCGTCGGGGACGGCCTCGCCGTCGCGCGGGTACGCTAG
- the selB gene encoding selenocysteine-specific translation elongation factor yields the protein MSHYVLGTAGHIDHGKTALTKALTGVDTDRLKEEKERRISIEPGFAPFRLPSGQKVSIVDVPGHERFIRQMVSGVAGIDLVLLVVAADEGVMPQTREHLHIIELLNIRTGVIVLTKMDVADPELIPLIEEDLRMLTKNTALEGAPICRVSARTGEGLDELVQTLDRLVSSLPPRQSEAPFRLPIDRVFTIRGAGTVVTGTVQSGSARTGDELEILPGNLRVRVRQIQVHGETVPRATAGQRAAFNLSAADADRLYRGQTLTEAGAWSVTDRLDARVKSLPDLDFTLKHRALLKLLIGTAETMAELILYDRKEWEPGEDTFVTLRLREPVVAGRGDRFILRRPSPAATIGGGEVIDPYPPKHKIRPESALWIAQRLSAGLEDRILEALKDRLFMSPSELARHLTEPEKAVSGALNNMEKEGRVVSFFDRVASTRHLQERENRVIQWLDRYHREYPMREGAPKAEVISRLLEGITAREASRLMDFWSERGSLRQDGENLSLPSFTPHIPDRWSEKANRLLGRLKEEGISPPNWKALLEEAGIPPEVGKELRPYWIREGTVIPLTDEILLHHDAFSAAVEQVVEAIRREGPQSISDLRKRLPVSRKYLIPLLETMDQRGITRRRGDVRELVDA from the coding sequence TTGAGCCACTATGTCTTGGGAACCGCTGGCCATATCGACCACGGGAAAACCGCGTTGACCAAAGCCCTCACCGGGGTGGACACGGACCGGTTGAAGGAAGAAAAAGAGCGGCGCATTTCCATTGAGCCGGGGTTCGCCCCCTTTCGCCTGCCTTCCGGTCAAAAGGTGTCCATCGTGGATGTTCCGGGACACGAGCGCTTCATCCGTCAAATGGTTTCCGGCGTGGCAGGCATCGACCTGGTGCTGCTGGTGGTGGCCGCCGACGAAGGAGTGATGCCCCAAACCCGGGAGCATCTGCACATCATCGAATTGCTCAACATCCGCACCGGGGTCATCGTCTTGACCAAAATGGATGTGGCGGACCCCGAGTTGATCCCTTTGATCGAAGAGGATCTCCGGATGCTGACGAAAAACACGGCCCTGGAGGGGGCTCCCATCTGCCGGGTCTCCGCCCGAACGGGCGAGGGACTGGATGAGCTGGTCCAGACTCTGGACCGCCTGGTCAGCAGCCTTCCCCCGCGCCAATCGGAAGCCCCCTTCCGTCTCCCGATCGACCGGGTTTTCACGATCCGCGGAGCCGGCACGGTCGTGACGGGAACCGTGCAATCGGGCTCGGCCCGAACCGGGGACGAGTTGGAAATTCTCCCCGGAAACCTGCGGGTAAGGGTTCGTCAGATCCAGGTTCACGGGGAAACCGTCCCCCGGGCCACGGCCGGCCAACGGGCGGCATTCAACCTGAGCGCGGCGGATGCGGACCGCCTGTACCGGGGACAAACCCTGACGGAAGCCGGGGCATGGTCGGTGACCGACCGATTGGACGCCCGGGTGAAATCCCTTCCCGATCTGGATTTCACCTTGAAACACCGCGCCCTGCTGAAGCTCCTGATCGGCACCGCCGAGACGATGGCGGAACTGATCCTGTACGACCGGAAAGAGTGGGAGCCGGGCGAGGACACCTTCGTCACGTTGCGGTTGAGGGAACCGGTGGTGGCGGGAAGGGGAGACCGTTTCATCCTGCGGCGCCCCTCCCCTGCCGCCACCATCGGCGGCGGCGAGGTGATCGACCCCTATCCCCCCAAACACAAAATCCGGCCCGAATCCGCCCTGTGGATCGCGCAGCGCCTTTCCGCCGGACTGGAGGATCGGATTCTGGAAGCCTTGAAAGATCGCCTTTTCATGAGCCCGTCCGAGCTGGCCCGCCATCTGACGGAACCGGAGAAGGCCGTAAGCGGCGCGCTGAACAACATGGAAAAGGAGGGCCGGGTCGTCTCCTTTTTCGATCGCGTCGCTTCCACCCGTCACCTGCAGGAAAGGGAAAATCGGGTCATTCAGTGGCTCGACAGGTATCACCGCGAATATCCGATGCGCGAGGGAGCGCCCAAGGCGGAAGTGATCTCCCGCCTGCTGGAGGGCATCACGGCGAGGGAAGCTTCCCGATTGATGGATTTCTGGTCGGAAAGGGGGAGTCTCCGGCAAGACGGGGAAAACCTGTCCCTTCCCTCCTTCACCCCCCACATTCCCGACCGGTGGTCGGAAAAAGCGAATCGACTGCTCGGTCGATTGAAGGAAGAGGGCATCTCCCCGCCGAATTGGAAGGCGCTGCTTGAAGAAGCGGGCATCCCTCCCGAGGTGGGCAAGGAACTGCGCCCCTATTGGATCCGCGAGGGAACGGTGATTCCCTTGACCGATGAAATCCTGCTTCACCACGATGCCTTCTCCGCTGCCGTCGAGCAAGTGGTCGAGGCGATCCGAAGGGAGGGGCCCCAGTCCATTTCCGATCTCCGCAAGCGGCTCCCCGTCTCCCGCAAATATCTGATTCCTCTGCTGGAAACCATGGACCAAAGGGGCATCACCCGGCGTCGCGGCGATGTGCGGGAGCTGGTCGACGCATGA
- a CDS encoding peptide ABC transporter substrate-binding protein: MGVKKGWRATIALFMAMALILSACGTSGDSEEGTSQSQPILKLNLPNGEPTSLDPAKAFDAESMEVVNALFEGLMRLDANHQPKPAVAEKVDVSPDGLTYTFTLRKDVKWSNGEPLTAHDFEYAWKRVLDPKTASSAAFLLYFIENAEEYNTEKASADQVGVRAKDDYTLEVRLSKPTPFFLQLTAYTVYYPVYKKGLEEDPKLYENGDSYVSNGPFKMKEWKHDSAVKTVKNEHYREKDRVKLGGIEWAMVSDPSSAYQMFKTGKLHSATPPPDILPSLIKNGEAKVLDGSGLEFFRFNVEEKPFTNKKIRKAFALAVDRKSIVERVVQGNQQPALAFVAPGTMTQLGDFREGREELIADNQVEEAKRLLKEGMKEEGWKSLPTVTLLYNANEKNKLVAEALQEMYRKNLGVKIKLQSQETKVFFDSQINRNYQMSRSSFLPDYNDPYNYLESFQTGHSMNRTGWSNKKYDELLEKSTKAKSEEERVKLLQEAEELLMEEMPVFPLYYYNNVIMESPNLKNVLRHPVGPPDYKEAELAE; this comes from the coding sequence ATGGGTGTGAAGAAAGGGTGGCGCGCGACGATCGCGCTGTTCATGGCCATGGCCCTGATTCTTTCCGCATGCGGCACGTCGGGTGATTCGGAAGAAGGCACGTCACAATCCCAGCCGATTCTGAAGCTGAATCTGCCCAACGGGGAGCCCACTTCCCTGGATCCGGCCAAAGCCTTTGACGCCGAATCGATGGAAGTGGTCAATGCCCTTTTCGAAGGTCTGATGCGCCTTGATGCAAATCATCAGCCGAAACCCGCCGTGGCCGAAAAGGTGGACGTCTCGCCGGACGGGCTGACGTATACCTTCACCCTTCGGAAGGACGTCAAATGGTCCAATGGCGAACCGTTGACGGCCCACGATTTCGAGTACGCCTGGAAGCGGGTCCTCGATCCCAAAACCGCCTCCTCCGCGGCGTTTCTTCTCTATTTCATCGAAAACGCCGAGGAATACAACACCGAGAAGGCCTCCGCCGACCAGGTGGGGGTGAGGGCGAAGGACGATTACACCCTGGAGGTGCGCCTGTCCAAGCCGACGCCCTTCTTTTTGCAGCTGACCGCCTACACTGTGTATTATCCGGTGTACAAAAAAGGATTGGAGGAAGATCCGAAACTTTATGAGAACGGGGATTCCTACGTGAGCAACGGCCCCTTCAAGATGAAGGAGTGGAAGCATGACTCCGCCGTGAAGACCGTTAAAAACGAGCATTACCGGGAGAAGGACCGGGTGAAGCTGGGCGGGATCGAATGGGCGATGGTGAGCGATCCCAGCTCGGCCTATCAGATGTTCAAAACCGGAAAGCTCCATTCCGCGACCCCGCCGCCGGACATTTTGCCTTCGCTGATCAAGAACGGGGAAGCCAAGGTCCTGGATGGATCGGGACTCGAGTTTTTCCGGTTCAACGTGGAGGAAAAGCCCTTCACCAACAAGAAAATCCGGAAAGCCTTCGCTTTGGCGGTGGACCGGAAGTCCATCGTGGAACGGGTGGTGCAGGGGAACCAGCAACCGGCGCTTGCCTTCGTGGCTCCGGGCACGATGACCCAGCTGGGGGATTTCCGGGAAGGGCGCGAGGAGCTGATCGCCGACAATCAGGTGGAGGAAGCCAAACGCCTCCTCAAAGAGGGGATGAAGGAGGAGGGGTGGAAATCTCTGCCCACCGTCACCCTGCTTTACAATGCCAATGAAAAGAACAAATTGGTGGCGGAAGCCCTTCAGGAGATGTACCGGAAGAATCTGGGGGTGAAAATCAAACTTCAAAGCCAGGAGACCAAAGTGTTCTTCGACAGCCAGATCAACCGGAATTACCAGATGTCCCGCTCCAGCTTCCTGCCGGATTACAACGATCCGTACAATTACCTGGAAAGCTTCCAGACGGGGCATTCCATGAACCGGACCGGATGGAGCAACAAAAAATATGACGAATTGCTCGAGAAATCCACAAAAGCCAAAAGTGAGGAGGAACGGGTGAAACTGCTCCAGGAAGCGGAGGAGCTCTTGATGGAAGAGATGCCCGTCTTTCCGTTGTACTATTACAACAACGTGATTATGGAATCGCCGAACCTGAAAAATGTCCTCCGCCATCCCGTCGGTCCTCCGGATTACAAGGAAGCCGAACTGGCCGAATGA
- a CDS encoding C40 family peptidase — protein MDIRFVDVTVGNVWSSPEKPRDLDAPSLFRPADIKEWLSRLDGDEKGRIDLVGRLETQVLYGEPVWIVGERNGWAEIRVPEQYSHKDESGYPGWIPLEQLTFHPDYHQAWQTEPLAYVTVPFTRLRLEGSESEQSLGFMSKLPWLGEVDGEAIVLTPRGTVGRLPAEDITVARTLPTAGGEVRVATAKRFLGLPYLWGGTSAYGFDCSGLMYRVFESAGIRIPRDAGDQARFGKRVTKEELRPGDLVFFAYNEGKGEIHHVGMYVGEGNFLHSPRTGHPVRIDRLSEENYAREFCLARRYQGNETF, from the coding sequence ATGGACATCCGCTTTGTGGACGTGACGGTGGGAAACGTCTGGTCAAGCCCGGAAAAGCCGCGGGACCTGGACGCTCCCTCCCTCTTTCGTCCGGCAGACATCAAGGAATGGCTCTCCCGCCTGGACGGCGATGAAAAAGGGCGGATCGACCTGGTCGGCCGCTTGGAAACCCAGGTGCTCTACGGGGAACCGGTGTGGATCGTCGGAGAAAGGAACGGGTGGGCGGAAATCCGCGTCCCGGAACAGTATTCCCATAAAGATGAGAGCGGGTATCCCGGCTGGATTCCCCTTGAGCAGCTCACCTTTCACCCGGATTATCACCAGGCGTGGCAAACGGAACCCTTGGCCTATGTGACCGTCCCCTTCACCCGGTTGCGCCTGGAGGGGAGCGAATCGGAACAATCTCTCGGATTTATGAGCAAACTTCCCTGGCTGGGCGAAGTGGACGGGGAAGCCATCGTCCTCACCCCCCGGGGAACGGTGGGGCGTCTCCCCGCCGAGGACATCACCGTCGCACGCACCTTGCCAACCGCCGGCGGCGAAGTCCGGGTCGCCACCGCCAAGCGTTTCCTGGGCCTGCCTTATCTGTGGGGAGGCACTTCCGCCTACGGATTTGATTGTTCCGGCTTGATGTATCGCGTCTTCGAATCGGCGGGGATCCGCATCCCCCGGGATGCGGGCGACCAGGCCCGCTTCGGAAAGCGGGTGACGAAGGAGGAGCTTCGGCCGGGAGATCTGGTGTTTTTCGCCTACAATGAGGGGAAAGGGGAAATTCATCACGTGGGCATGTACGTGGGAGAAGGAAACTTTCTCCATTCCCCCCGCACCGGCCACCCGGTTCGGATCGACCGGCTGTCCGAGGAAAACTATGCGCGGGAATTTTGCCTTGCCCGAAGGTATCAGGGAAATGAAACCTTCTGA